ATAGGGCTGCTGTTTATTTTTTTGATCAGTCAGCTTGTGTTTGATGTGAACTGGATAAATGAAATTGACAGTCTGATTGACGAATCGATGCAAATGAGTAAGGGGTTAATGGATCAGGTTGGTTTGGCTGGAGAAGCAGAGGAACAACTGAAACTGATGCAACAGCAGGTCGAAATGCTGAAGAATTTGATTCCGGTTGGTGTCGCCCTTATCGCAATTGTGTTGGCGTTTATCAGTCAATGGATTGGGTATAAGGTTATCAATCGGTTGGAAAGGAAAAAGTTCTTTTTCCCTCCTTTTCGCAATTTACGATTACCAGTATCCCTTGTTTGGATTTACTTTTTCGCAGTAATTCTTACGCTGTTCAATCTTGACCCATCGAGCATTTTCTATCATGCAATCAATAATGTGCTGGTGCTAGCTGGATTGCTAATGACCATTCAAGGATTTTCATTTATGTTTTTCTATGCACATCAAAAAAATAAGTCAAAGGCAATTCCAACTGTAATCGTGATTGTAACATTGCTTTTACCAACTTTTTTACTTTATCTTG
This Virgibacillus phasianinus DNA region includes the following protein-coding sequences:
- a CDS encoding YybS family protein; translation: MNRSKILTDGALLTAIYIVLLLISVFVPLIEIIATFLLPIPFVVFAYRYDWKPSLIMLAASVLLSSLFATIFSIPGTLLMGLGGIMIGSGMHKKLTPYETWARGTFGFIIGLLFIFLISQLVFDVNWINEIDSLIDESMQMSKGLMDQVGLAGEAEEQLKLMQQQVEMLKNLIPVGVALIAIVLAFISQWIGYKVINRLERKKFFFPPFRNLRLPVSLVWIYFFAVILTLFNLDPSSIFYHAINNVLVLAGLLMTIQGFSFMFFYAHQKNKSKAIPTVIVIVTLLLPTFLLYLVRILGIIDIGFRLRDRISKE